In a single window of the Lagenorhynchus albirostris chromosome 19, mLagAlb1.1, whole genome shotgun sequence genome:
- the ZNF180 gene encoding zinc finger protein 180 isoform X2 — protein sequence MEERDEKPPGPLKASAQEGVSFHRVTVDFTQEEEGTLNPARRTLDRDVILENRRHLVSWESATALGRRESTSKQSIFGDEPSHRVKIERLTRDDPWLSSCEEVQDCKELLEKQQEKQERLLKEVTFTHRTAISHERACKSDDLEEKRGPNNSLLSPQMMVPIRNHFHKHASHVKKLHYNSMVNTHQMINDSEKLCENKECGNLPQSIHFFQFTKAQTEDKSYGFSDSIQHFSHDKPLNLHEKIHAQGKSFDFKEHGQVLNHSISHNEQQRIPVEESQYKCNKTSQSSSLAQNMRNHSEEKPFECNQCGKSFSWSSHLVAHQRTHTGEKPYECNECGKSFSRSSHLVSHQRTHTGEKPYRCNQCGKSFSQSYVLVVHQRTHTGEKPYECSQCGKSFRQSYKLIAHQRTHTGEKPYECNQCGKSFIQSYKLIAHQRIHTGEKPYECNQCGKSFSQSYKLVAHQRSHTGEKPFECNQCGKSFSWSSQLVAHQRTHTGEKPYECNECGKSFNRSSHLVMHQRTHTGEKPYECNQCGKSFSQSYVLVVHQRTHTGEKPYECSQCGKSFRQSSCLTQHQRTHTGEKPYECNQCGKTFSLSARLIVHQRTHTGEKPFTCNQCGKAFINSSKLIRHQATHIEEKPYECN from the exons GAAGGAGTGAGCTTCCATAGAGTGACTGTGGACTTCACTCAGGAGGAAGAAGGCACTTTGAACCCTGCCCGGAGGACCCTGGACAGAGATGTGATCCTGGAGAACCGCAGGCACCTAGTCTCTTGGG AGTCGGCAACTGCACTTGGAAGAAGAGAATCAACATCAAAGCAGAGCATTTTTGGTGATGAACCATCCCACAGAGTGAAGATAGAAAGGTTGACAAGAGATGATCCTTGGTTATCTTCATGTGAAGAAGTTCAGGATTGTAAGGAGCTTTTGGAGAAGcaacaggaaaaacaagagagacTTTTGAAGGAAGTGACATTCACTCACAGAACAGCTATTAGTCATGAGAGAGCCTGCAAAAGTGATGACCTTGAGGAGAAGCGTGGTCCAAATAACAGTCTTCTTTCACCACAGATGATGGTACCCATAAGAAACCATTTTCATAAACATGCTTCACATGTTAAAAAATTGCATTATAATTCTATGGTAAACACTCATCAGATGATTAATGATAGTGAGAAACTCtgtgaaaataaagaatgtggAAACCTCCCCCAgagcattcatttttttcagtttacaaaAGCTCAAACAGAAGATAAATCCTATGGATTTAGTGACAGTATTCAACACTTTAGCCATGATAAACCCCTAAATCTACATGAGAAAATACATGCACAAGGAAAATCCTTTGATTTTAAGGAACATGGGCAAGTTTTGAACCACAGCATATCCCATAATGAACAACAGAGAATCCCTGTTGAAGAGAGTCagtataaatgtaataaaacctCCCAGAGTTCATCCCTTGCTCAAAACATGAGAAATCATTCTGAAGAGAAACCCTTTGAATGTAATCAGTGTGGCAAATCCTTCAGCTGGAGCTCTCATCTTGTTGCACATCAGAGAACTCACACAGgggagaaaccttatgaatgtaacGAGTGTGGGAAATCATTCAGCCGCAGCTCTCACCTCGTTTCCCATCAGAgaactcatactggagagaaaccttacagaTGCAATCAGTGTGGGAAATCCTTTAGCCAGAGCTATGTCCTTGTCGTGCATCAGAgaactcatactggagagaagcctTATGAATGCAGTCAGTGTGGAAAGTCATTCAGGCAGAGCTACAAACTTATTGCACATCAAAgaactcatactggagagaagccctacGAATGTAATCAATGTGGGAAATCATTTATCCAGAGCTATAAGCTTATTGCCCATcaaagaattcatactggagaaaaGCCCTATGAATGCAATCAATGTGGAAAGTCCTTTAGTCAAAGTTACAAACTTGTTGCGCATCAGAGGAGTCACACAGGAGAAAAACCCTTTGAATGTAATCAGTGTGGAAAATCCTTCAGCTGGAGTTCTCAACTGGTTGCACACCAAAgaactcatactggagagaaaccctacgaATGTAATGAGTGTGGGAAATCTTTCAACCGCAGTTCTCACCTTGTTATGCATCAGAGAACtcatactggagaaaaaccctatgaatgtaatcaGTGTGGGAAGTCCTTCAGCCAGAGTTATGTTCTTGTTGTACATCAGAGAACTCATACTGGAGAAAAGCCCTATGAGTGCAGTCAGTGTGGGAAATCCTTCAGGCAGAGTTCATGCCTTACTCAACATCAGAgaactcatactggagagaaaccctatgaatgtaaccAATGTGGAAAAACATTCAGCTTGAGTGCTCGACTTATTGTACATCAAAgaactcatactggagagaaaccctttaCATGTAATCAGTGTGGGAAAGCTTTCATTAATAGTTCTAAACTTATTAGGCATCAGGCAACTCATATTgaagagaaaccctatgaatgtaactAG
- the ZNF180 gene encoding zinc finger protein 180 isoform X1, whose amino-acid sequence MEERDEKPPGPLKASAQDCLLPQEIIVKVERDDAGSLAVASQEGVSFHRVTVDFTQEEEGTLNPARRTLDRDVILENRRHLVSWESATALGRRESTSKQSIFGDEPSHRVKIERLTRDDPWLSSCEEVQDCKELLEKQQEKQERLLKEVTFTHRTAISHERACKSDDLEEKRGPNNSLLSPQMMVPIRNHFHKHASHVKKLHYNSMVNTHQMINDSEKLCENKECGNLPQSIHFFQFTKAQTEDKSYGFSDSIQHFSHDKPLNLHEKIHAQGKSFDFKEHGQVLNHSISHNEQQRIPVEESQYKCNKTSQSSSLAQNMRNHSEEKPFECNQCGKSFSWSSHLVAHQRTHTGEKPYECNECGKSFSRSSHLVSHQRTHTGEKPYRCNQCGKSFSQSYVLVVHQRTHTGEKPYECSQCGKSFRQSYKLIAHQRTHTGEKPYECNQCGKSFIQSYKLIAHQRIHTGEKPYECNQCGKSFSQSYKLVAHQRSHTGEKPFECNQCGKSFSWSSQLVAHQRTHTGEKPYECNECGKSFNRSSHLVMHQRTHTGEKPYECNQCGKSFSQSYVLVVHQRTHTGEKPYECSQCGKSFRQSSCLTQHQRTHTGEKPYECNQCGKTFSLSARLIVHQRTHTGEKPFTCNQCGKAFINSSKLIRHQATHIEEKPYECN is encoded by the exons GACTGTCTCCTTCCTCAGGAGATTATCGTCAAGGTCGAGAGAGACGATGCCGGGTCACTGGCCGTTGCATCCCAG GAAGGAGTGAGCTTCCATAGAGTGACTGTGGACTTCACTCAGGAGGAAGAAGGCACTTTGAACCCTGCCCGGAGGACCCTGGACAGAGATGTGATCCTGGAGAACCGCAGGCACCTAGTCTCTTGGG AGTCGGCAACTGCACTTGGAAGAAGAGAATCAACATCAAAGCAGAGCATTTTTGGTGATGAACCATCCCACAGAGTGAAGATAGAAAGGTTGACAAGAGATGATCCTTGGTTATCTTCATGTGAAGAAGTTCAGGATTGTAAGGAGCTTTTGGAGAAGcaacaggaaaaacaagagagacTTTTGAAGGAAGTGACATTCACTCACAGAACAGCTATTAGTCATGAGAGAGCCTGCAAAAGTGATGACCTTGAGGAGAAGCGTGGTCCAAATAACAGTCTTCTTTCACCACAGATGATGGTACCCATAAGAAACCATTTTCATAAACATGCTTCACATGTTAAAAAATTGCATTATAATTCTATGGTAAACACTCATCAGATGATTAATGATAGTGAGAAACTCtgtgaaaataaagaatgtggAAACCTCCCCCAgagcattcatttttttcagtttacaaaAGCTCAAACAGAAGATAAATCCTATGGATTTAGTGACAGTATTCAACACTTTAGCCATGATAAACCCCTAAATCTACATGAGAAAATACATGCACAAGGAAAATCCTTTGATTTTAAGGAACATGGGCAAGTTTTGAACCACAGCATATCCCATAATGAACAACAGAGAATCCCTGTTGAAGAGAGTCagtataaatgtaataaaacctCCCAGAGTTCATCCCTTGCTCAAAACATGAGAAATCATTCTGAAGAGAAACCCTTTGAATGTAATCAGTGTGGCAAATCCTTCAGCTGGAGCTCTCATCTTGTTGCACATCAGAGAACTCACACAGgggagaaaccttatgaatgtaacGAGTGTGGGAAATCATTCAGCCGCAGCTCTCACCTCGTTTCCCATCAGAgaactcatactggagagaaaccttacagaTGCAATCAGTGTGGGAAATCCTTTAGCCAGAGCTATGTCCTTGTCGTGCATCAGAgaactcatactggagagaagcctTATGAATGCAGTCAGTGTGGAAAGTCATTCAGGCAGAGCTACAAACTTATTGCACATCAAAgaactcatactggagagaagccctacGAATGTAATCAATGTGGGAAATCATTTATCCAGAGCTATAAGCTTATTGCCCATcaaagaattcatactggagaaaaGCCCTATGAATGCAATCAATGTGGAAAGTCCTTTAGTCAAAGTTACAAACTTGTTGCGCATCAGAGGAGTCACACAGGAGAAAAACCCTTTGAATGTAATCAGTGTGGAAAATCCTTCAGCTGGAGTTCTCAACTGGTTGCACACCAAAgaactcatactggagagaaaccctacgaATGTAATGAGTGTGGGAAATCTTTCAACCGCAGTTCTCACCTTGTTATGCATCAGAGAACtcatactggagaaaaaccctatgaatgtaatcaGTGTGGGAAGTCCTTCAGCCAGAGTTATGTTCTTGTTGTACATCAGAGAACTCATACTGGAGAAAAGCCCTATGAGTGCAGTCAGTGTGGGAAATCCTTCAGGCAGAGTTCATGCCTTACTCAACATCAGAgaactcatactggagagaaaccctatgaatgtaaccAATGTGGAAAAACATTCAGCTTGAGTGCTCGACTTATTGTACATCAAAgaactcatactggagagaaaccctttaCATGTAATCAGTGTGGGAAAGCTTTCATTAATAGTTCTAAACTTATTAGGCATCAGGCAACTCATATTgaagagaaaccctatgaatgtaactAG